The genomic DNA AATGTGATTCTCGAGAAAAGAGTAAAAAGAAGCGAGATAGTTTAGATCTTGATTTAGTTTTTCTGAACTTTTAAAAGtttatttatactttaattaatgacgactTCTTTCTTATTTGATTTACATTTGGAAGACTGAGCAAATATATATTTCTACTATTTATActtattcaaattttttttaatgtatATTCAATTTTGAGTCAAATGATGAATATATAAACTTAGCTCTTCATTAAGTCTAATAGTTAATTTGTTCAGGTTCAATGAATTTGGCGTCGATGGTGGTCCAGCGGTGAAGGAGCTGAGGCCAAAGTTCAACGTCTTCTCAAAGACTGTGTCGTCTCACACATGGTTGCAAGTGCCTGAATTTGATGTAAGAATTGCTATTCTTCGAGATGTGTTTTTTAAATATCATGCCTAAACTATCCGTAGTGCATTCAGTTCGGATCTATTTTAGTTTggatattataaatttatttggttcaatttgatttttgttcactattaaaaaaaacaattatttgaatcaaattgaatttttattaatttgtaattattttctaagtttttataatctgaaaataaatattttatatttaaactaATGATCatagaagtttttttttttttttttaaaatttaaaactgaTAAACTAAATCTATCTGAATAGGTGAAATTAGGTTCAGATCGATTCGATTATCttgatatttgattcattttttaaaaaaattaaaatactgcACGTTAACCAccgatttatttttttaaaaataaatcctaTTCGAACCGTTATTATCTCTAAAACAAACCCTATTATTATACGATTATATAAAGCTTTTCAAATGTCTTAACTCTTTGGGTTATTATTTACAGATCAAGTATGTGGTTGCTGCTGCTGTAGCCTTTAAAGGTGTTGGGAGTATTCTCTTTACCTGTGGCAGCACCGTCGGAGCTTATCTTCTGGTATGTTTTTATACCCTACTTTTCCGGCTTTTccggcttttcttttcttttggtgcTACTGCTTATCTGGGGTTAAACTTAATATACGAGGTCACTTATTTAAGTGTAGTAAAAGTATGGAGGTGTTCTTAAAATAAAGTTTATAAAGTTTAAGGGCAGTTTTATTATTTTAGCCCATAAAAGAAACTTTTCTTTACAACATTAATTTaagatttttattttgattaaattatttcaattattattttattacattttaaaaacaaATGGTATAATCAAAATTtgtaaagtttttttttaataaatatttttaaaaatacatatcaaTTTTTAAGATTGATTGTAGAATAAAATATACATTGTCAGTGTAATAAATATTAATCCATTATTAAAACGTGAAGTTTCACAAATATGTTtacaaaaattaattatatttatatagagAGCTGGTAGTACGTAgaacatttattattattattattaatattcaaATATGAATATGCACAATTGctttaaaactaaaatttgttTAAGATCTGTACTGACATTTGATTTAAATAGCATTATTTGTTAGatatttaaattcattaaatatatttaaaacaaaGCAGATAACAAATAGGTTTGGAGACTCATTATTTGCGATAAAGTAAAATAGACTCAATATAAGAAAGTTTATATTTATATCCGCTTTGAATTCATCcaaatagtaattaaaagaaaaaagaaaatatccATAGATATTCAAATGAGTACGGTGTATTTTGCAATTCAAAGAAAATATCCATAGATATTCAAACGAGTACGGTGTATTTTGAAATTCAAATGATAACAACAATATACTTCGTTTGTAGGTTTTGCATCAACTCATTCTTACTCCCATTGTTTATGACTTCTACAATTACGAGAAGGAGAAGAAagaatttggccttctttttacGAAGTTCTCACAGGTTGGTATTTATATTTCCTCAAGGAATGAGGGTTGATGTATAGGCATTTTATATTAATACAATTTTGATACGTATATTTGTGCCGTATTGTGttttagttattttataatttctctcCTTGAATTTTGCATCGGTTTCTATTAAATGATAGTGGACAATAATTAGTAAATATACATTTTTATACTTGAATTTCGCTTCATGGTTCATGTTAGTACTTAAGGTTTTTTTTTGTCCAATTAGGTATTTCAACTTGACTTTTAAGgttcaattttgtacctaaagTATCTTTTGGTTCAATTAGAGTAGTTAAAATTATTACTTGGACTTGGCTTTTTACTCCAAGTTAGTACTTAGGTACCGGATTGAAACTTGAGGCCAAGTTTTAAGTATCAATTTAAAGTTGAAGCCAAATTAAGGTATTAAAATGTATATTTACCCTAAACATTTGTCTACTTCCTTCACTTGCCATTCCTAGAGTGTAATTGTACATTTGTCATTTGATGAAAATTTCAATGAATAGTTTCTAAAtgaatttctttttcttcttagaACTTGGCGCTGTTAGGGGCATTGCTGTTCTTCATTGGCATGAAGAACTCAATCCCCACAAGACAACTGAAGAAAAAGGCTCCGAAAACCAAAACAGTTTGAAGACGTAACACGTCCGGTTAAAACCGAAGAGGGTCTGGTTTTTCTCGTTCGATCTTAATTTGTATACCTCGGTGAAACTAGATCTGTTTCTGTATGCTTGTATCAAGGCTTTGTTGTTCTTTCGAAgttcatagctatttaatttgAGTTCCACAAAAGGATTTCATAATTTTGCCCTTCAATCTGCTGTTTACCTTTTTGGATTTTGCCAATCTCATGGAACTTTTAATCATGGATTCATGGTATTCTAGATGATATATTAGGAAATATACTTATTAGGTTAGTTTGGGTTCATTTGTTAGTGAAATGATTCAATATGTTTATGAACTGGATAGGGATATGGCattcatttctttaaattttctttAATGTTCGATTCCGTTCTAAACTCTAAtcaactttttaaaaaataaaatattgtaaGTGCTTCTACATTGATGCATAgaattattcaattttaaaaattataaaataattttgattatttaaaagttttattaaatcattaaattatatataaaatttttatttaaatgattggattaattttttaaaagaaatttgatTAACAAGTTTCAAGTAAGGATTTAATGATTGGTATGGTGAATTTGTATTTATTAGCGAGTAGAATAATATATTTTAGATTTAAGTCAATTTGATGGCTAtagttaaaaatatgaaaaaaattgtttgaattttaatttatagATTAAGTAATATTAAaagttattttatataaaaaaactttGAGTGAAGAAAAGAGGAAGGGAGGTTTTAATTAGTGCAAGCGGtgtggaaataattattttaatagttcAATGATGGAagtgaaaattttgaataattcaatgatCATTTTAGGTAATTTGAAATTGGGTAATCAAaagtaaacttattaataatttagtgacatggAATGTAATTTATTTTGGagtttaatatattaattaaataattaaatattatttttgaaaaacattaattaaatatatatgtgaatttatttcTCATAATATATAGTTTTTAGGCTTACCTTGAATAAATTAAGCATTGCAAAGTTTATTGTGGCAACGAAATTTAATCAATAATTATGTAATAATTAAGATATTTGGACAATGACTTGTGTGAgtttagttttataaatgtgttaACCATTAATATTTTACCTTAAACCTTTTAATTCTAACCCAAATTGTAACACTCTTTGCCCGATCCGATCGTCAGGTTCAAGTTATAGGATGCCATGACCGTTGTCGGAGCAATAAAAATCAATTGCAACATAATTTCTATTGATTCAACACATTATATCCATAGACATGATCATTACATCATTATCTTATCTAGGGTTTATACGAGCTTAAGAAAGCTTTTTTCATAACTTGAGACCATTGAAGGACTAAACTGCAAAGTTTCAAAATGTTTTGGGCTGGAGTCGCAACTTTAAAGCTACAATGTCGCAACTTCCAAAACAATAGGTTGGTAACACGACttgaggactaaaatgtaaagtttacAAACTTTATCGAATTGGTATTGTGACCTCAAACAGGGCACGTCGTGACATTGAAAGGTGGTGTCGTGACACCCATAGGATGTTGTTGCAACTCTATAAGCAAAATACAACAATTTCAATCCCTTTTGGTTTCAACCTATCATTTCACATAATTTGCCAAAATTTGTGACCTTTAACGACAAACATcataataaaatttcatttcaatttcatcaAATCATCATATCATGCCAAACGATAACAAATTAAACTTATCACACTTTTGAAATCAAATGCTCAAATGGCACAAAACTCATGATCAAAGTCTAGACATATCCAAGCTATTTATCAACCTTAACCTACCGAGTTACCTACATTTCCAATTTCAAACACATAAGGTCTATGTAAACCTTGAATTCAAGCATCAAAATGGCATTAGCATAATCAAACTATACACAACTAAGCCATATATCAAGCTTAACATGCAAACATAACCTTAACCATAAACACAACATTAACATTCACATTAAGGATGATCAtttacataacaaaatgaccCTATATATATGCCACAATATTAGGAACTAGAATGAACATATTTATACCATCTTGATGATAGTATGTTATCCACCCTGATCCGGCCTAGTGAGTTTCTCAAGTTAGGGATCTACATATAGCAGAAACAACGATAAGTAAGCactcaatgcttagtaagttcaaatggAAATTACAACACTTACCTTGCTCATATATGAACATGTTATGTACCAAAGGTTATGCATACATTTAGCTATCATATGGCACTCTAACTCACAACAAAACGTACATAAGAATCATAAGTATTCATATGCATTAAACACGATAAACATAACTCAAACATCACTAATTTGCACCATTTCACATAGGTTCATCACCaattcatatattttcattaagtCATTAATCCATGCTATTATCATTTTAGTCACATACCTTTTTTAACATATCAAATCTAGTTCATTTCCATTTTTTCGTTTCAAAgttcaatattaaaatttctcCCAATAGAACTGTAGTAAAACAAACTCGAACACGTGGGTGAATTACACCACACCAAGGCACTAAAGTGCAAAGCCTGTAGGCATCAAATgtttaaacatattcaaatacatCCCTCCACCACACCAAGATCTCCGTAGCGACTATGAACACTTGATGATCAATAATAAATAATGGGTCTTGATGTGCatataaccctattggcatgtcaaCTGCATCCTAgccttttactaagttcacatgggCATAAATCATTCATATTTGCATATTCATAACCTGTATTGTCGcatataaaatttcaatttacatCGATTGAGTTAGAACTTGAACTACACATAGAGTGAATGATACATTTCACAGTCTTTGCCATTCTTCTAGTTACAATCAATAGATATAACATCACTTACCTATTTTAAggcatttcaattcaatcacaTTCGCAGCCATATATGCCAATATTTTTACCAACATTTCAAATTATGTTCAAACTCAGGGGCAAATAGAAATAACATAAGCAAACCTATCAAACAAGGAAGGGTAGTAAGTTCTATAAAAATTTATCTTTCATGTAACACCTTCAACCCGATCTGTTATGCCAGATCTGGATATTGGGTATTACCAAACGGATATATACAAAAAACTTAATCTATTTAAACAAGTTACAATTAATTACACCTTCTTAGTTACAAATTTCAAACTAAATTACATAAGTATATACAATAAGAAAATACAACTACCACACATGGTAATTGAATCACAACAATATTTAAATTGAAATCCTAATCTATTGTAGATATCCAAAAGTATGGATTTCTATTTAACAATTCAGGCTTCGAACTCACCACCATACTCATTCTGTATGCATAATAACTCGATATGCCACTTATTGGCGTAGTCCTAACATCGTCCCTCCTGGCGCAATCCTTCTTGGCGCAGTCCCACATCAAATCACCTGTAACATAACACATATAGAAaagttcataagaacttagtgaggAAAACATCATTTACCTAAATGATATTTGCACATTGCAACTGATAATTTATATAAATGATTCCATCGTTCTTAACCTTCAACTTGTCTCTTACGAATGCTTTCTTGGGTTCTATCCCTTTATATGTGTTAGTTACTATACCTTACTCTAAAGCTATCTCCTTTTCATTCAATGTATTTGATACATCACTTACATCCTTCAAATTTTTAGCCAACACCTTATCATGATTCAAGAAGTAACACATACACAGATGATAGGTATTTCCTTCGAACATACCAAGTTCACATCCTTGTTCAGTATACATTTTCAATATTAACCCATTACTTTTCTATATCCTTTCAAAGTTCTTCATTGAGAGTCCTATTAAGACATACCACAAGAGCATTCCATCTGGAGTATGCCACAAAAACTATCATTGCAGGAATTGCCATAAAGGCTATCCCTTCATAACTCACCATAAAGGCTATTGTAACAACCCGTATTTTAGTGATGTCGAAAACAGTTGTTATAGGGCCACAAATCTGACGagtgagtctgtaaatattattatttaatatttacgagtcaaatatattattttaataaattttgatttaataatttatgctatttgaatgaatggttaagttcaagtggtatgtttcaaaagtcaagtggttttagaaaaagaggtatcgagacctcgttttTATAAACCGAaccataaaaattttgttaaaattttgttaatcgaACCAGAATTAGAACCCACCTATTTGCTTATTGGTTCACAATTTTCCCAAAATTCCTGATAAAGTCTGCCAACTTACCATATGTTCAGTTAGGTCCCAAATTTCCCCCATATTTGGGTCCTTTAAGATATTCGGGTGTGACATAATGATCTAAGAACCTTTCTCATAAGATTTGAGTTTGAGTAATCATTTCCTAAGGCAAAAGCTTGATTGGCTAGGTCATAGAGTTTTGCATAAAACTCTTCAATGGCCTTTGTTTCCTGCATCCCAGAGTCTCAAATTTAGTTGTCAGCATCTGAAGCTTGGATTTTTTCAATGTATTGGTCCCTTAATGAGCTATCTCTAGTATTTCCCAGGCCCTCTTAGCTTTAGTGCACTTAGAAATTCTCTTGAATTCTTATGCATCTACCCCACAGAAAATAGCATAAAGTGGTTTTGAGTTGGCATTAGTAGTCCTTTCTTCTTCAGTGGTCAAGGTTGCCTCGGGGTTGGAAGTTTTTATTCCTTCACCTTCAGTGAATGGATGAGTCCATCCAATTAAAACAACTCTTCATGCTTGTTCATCAGTTGACTTAATGAAAGCTTTCATCTTAGCTTTCCAATAAACATAAATTACTCTATCAAGCATAGGGGGACATGAGATTGAAGATCCTTCCATTGTAAGCAAGTATATCAACTAGGATAATCACTATTTATGTTAAGTGAGAGGCCCTGATACCAATTGTAGAAACGAGGCGATACTTGCTTTGCAAACTAGAAATTGTGGCTAAAATAGTGTTTGGAACTGTGGCCATAGTTTCAACCACGAAgttaaaaatgtgaaaatgtaaaaatGAATACCAAGATTGTTTACGCAGTTTGACCTCAATCTACGTCGGCGAGGTCTTGCCCAGAGCAATGATCAATTATCTTTCTCATAGTATAGCCAATGATTTAAGTCCCAACACTGGTATAACTTTCACCAATTTAGTGACCTCATCGATGTACAAAGACCAGATTACCCTCCAATTAAGTTTCCCCCTCAAAAGCTTAGTTTTGCAGTACAAAAAGCTCTCTTGATTGCTTATAGAAACAATGCACACATACATATTTCTCTCTTGAATAAATTTGTGCTCTCTTAAACTTTAGGTCTCTCGGTTGTCTTTAACCTAGACAAAACTTAAGTTTACATCCTACTTAAGTTTTTCTTACATAAGagttataattttatcatttttctaTAAAGTAATGCTAAAAATCAACATAGGATAATAATTCCATAAGAGTCCTGATATAATTTAAAGTTTTCAACATAGAAAGTGATTTTATTTGTTTTGTAAGTAACCAATCTTAATCCACAAGCAACCAATATTCAAGCATTCAATTTCAACTCAATTGGTTTTCATGTTTTAGGTTTTAACTCATCCAAATATCTTCAAAATAAATAGTCCAATGCTTTTGTTCTAAAATATGTCAAATCTAAAAATAGGCAAGTTCGACAATGCACCAATGCCAAAAGTTGTGGCCACTATTTCAGTCACAGAAACAACCACAAAATTTTTCTTGTCACCAAATGTGTCAACAATCTAATTGTGGTTATTAGAACATATTGATTGCAATTGTGATTTTAATTGTAACTTCAATGACAAAATGTAAATATAAGCCGATTATGtatgcataaatatttttatacctTTACTAACTTAAAATGCATGGTTGAGTTAGTATTACGAGTTAACCAGACACCAACTTTGTTGGTTAATGATTTAAAAACTAGGTTTTAAGAAAGTAATGAATATTATTATAATAGTATTTTcgtcttttaatatttttagataacatatgtaaataaaataactaGAACTCACTACTTAAACTAAACCATATGTATAAGGATGAAACTCAAATTAGCAAAATTTTATATGTAAATCATATATCACTTTACTTACGatttaattgataaataattatttataaatatatttttatataaagtttTTCTTTTACCTGCATACAGGGGTAGATCTAGAGACCTTACCTAGAGGTGCTCATGGGCTAGGCCAggcccaaccaaaattttaggctcGTTTACTAGACCCCAGCTTGGCTCCATCTTGAAAAATGGTTCTAAAATTTTACCCCAAGCCGAGcaggataaaaatactaaaactcggGCCCGACCCAcccatattaattatatattatttttatataaaattttaaaaaatatataatcataaaaatactaaaaacattaaaataaatattttccaataaattgaaaataaattaaaaaacatgtatacttaaataaattaagatatgtgcaacttaacaagcaaatgcttctaaaatagtaacaaaattaatactaaaataagagttatacaatatctaaataataacaataaaatagtaataacataatagtgaaatgatagcaaaataatgaaaaataacaagaaaataataaaaagtaaaaatagcaaaaaaaagttaaaaataacatttttttttGCATATTTGGGTTGGGCCAAGCTTAGGCAAAAGAAGTCTTACCTGAGGCTCGACCCAGGCCATGAATAGGTCTAATCTTGCCTGCCCCCCAAAAAAATTGCAGTTTTAGCCACCCAAATTATATAACGGAAAATTTTGTATTAGCCCCTCCAAAAAATGAGAAATATTCTATTTAGTCTCTTTCGAAAcgataaaatcataaattaatacatgataaaatttatatttgacctctcaaaaatttttaatttaattttgcccCACTAAAATGTTTCGGATTTGCTCCTTTATCCATAcatgttttttcaaaaaaaaataatttgatgattatattttattttgaaatgtaaatataaaataataaagataaaatattaaaattaatttaaaatatcaagaatttaTATTGACCAATATACatccatataaatcaaaatggaaTAAAACAACTGaaatacaaaataatttttttggcatctattttttttttttagtttgttGTATGATTCATGTTTTGATTGTCCCTCTTATCAATATAATCTTCACGGTTCAAACTTGTGTTCTGTCTTTTAGAATGTAATGTGTATTATTGTTACACCTAATGTGATAATTGTTATTTGGACCAATCGAATTGGAGATTGGTTACCGATTTAgagagaaacattaaactaattaatttaagAATCGATAAAAActcattaaattgataattaaaccggttaaattgaattttttgtaattcttttaatgattaaataaatcaTGAGTCAACACCATACCTAAAACCATCACCGTAAACGCAAGTGATAACAATAAAGTTGTTATCAAACGTATTTGCCATAACAATAAAACGTATGTGACTGATGACAATACCAAAACCGAAAGCCATGACCACAAACAAGTGATAAGTTTTAGCACGATTTTTTCAACACCAAAAAATAACTATAAAAACACCAAGTGCTCCTTACCTTTTTCATCACAAATACAAAATATAACCCCTGTTAGAGATTCTCCAAAACTCTTAAAAATGGCGGAAACAGGCTTAGAACCTACTGAAGCATCCCATTACAATCGGAAAAACGAATGAAAGCATTCGATGAAACAAAATCAGGAGTGAAAGGGCTCGTAGATTCTAGTTTATCCAAGATCCCAACCATTTGCATCAACCAACAGTACAAGCTCGAGAGAAACAATAACATCCTTGACCACAAACCTCGAAGCTGCATAAATGTCTGAATCCCGATCATAGACTTGACTGGCGTCGACGATGACCCAAATTTAAGCCACGAAATAGTGAAGAAAGTTGGAGAAGCTTGTGAGAAATGGGGTTTATTTCAAGTTATCAACCATGGGATTCCGCTGACGACTTTGGATGAAATGATTGATGGAATTGGAAGGTTTCATGAACAAGATAAGGAAGCAAAGAAAGAGTTTGATTCTCGATATAACAGTAGGAAAGTGATTTATAATAGTAATTTCGATCTTTATGTGGCGGAAGCAGCCAATTGGAGGTATACTTGGAGGAGTGCTATGGCACCTTGTCAGCCTCTTCCTCAAGAACTGCCTACAGTTTGTAGGTAAGTAATAATAAGTACAGTGCTATTACCATGTTAACAGAGATCTTTGCTACGTAATCATATCTGACGCTAACTCAATCTGTAGAGATATAATGATAGAGTATTCGAATAGAGTGATGAAATTAGGACAGACTTTGTAAGAATTGCTCTTCGAAGCTTTGGGGCTGAACCGGAGTTATTTGAAAGATATTGGGTGCGGTGAGGGACTGCTTATGGTTGGCCATTACTATCCGCCATGCCCTGAACCAGACATGACATTGGGCACCGGCAGCCACACCGATAGCGGCTTCTTTACCGTACTTTTACAAGATCAAATGGGCAGACTTCAAGTCCTTCAGCAAAATCAATGGCTTGATGTTAAGTCTATCCATGGAGTTCTTGTTGTAAATTTGGGTGATATGATGCAGACAAATCTACTGATGGGTCGAAACcatcaaatataaattattacGACAAAATAATGGTAAATTGAAATATAGAGTAGTAGGGTCGAATTTATAAGGACTGAATGTCTAATTTCGTCTTTTCTCGTGACTAGAATCGCTGTTGCGGTGACAATCGTGCCCACGACCAGTGTGTTGCAATGCTGAAAAATAAATATGAGgcttttaaattgattaaaataataaaataaggaaatatgaaaaataaataaaataaaaataggttctaaaatgaaaaaataaatttaagaaaataaaataaatgaataaataaaatattttttaagcttAGCTTTAGCCTCGTTGTACTCCAATCTTGAATCGATCCTTGAAATAGATTTTCCTTTCCAAGCGATAAGTTGATTATAGCAATCGAGGATCCCTCAAACCGCCAACTCTTCCTTTTGTAGTCAATCTCGGTATCACCTGCAAATCGACCCTTGTCGAATTCCCAACCACGTGGCACATACCCGTAATTTAGGACTTCGATAGCCTTGTGATCTGAAAAGCCAAACTCGAATTAACAGCCTCAACCGTGTAGGTCGTTTAAATCCGATCACTATCTCCCTTGATGGAATCTAACTAGCTTTTTCTAATTGAACACGTCAATTTGTTCGGCGGATTTTGAATGCAGCACCATCGACTCAACTTCCCAATTGTACGCCAAACGATTCCAACCCAACGCGcgctttttgaattgaaattgaattaacTTTGAGAGACGAATTTATATTATCCCATATCCCGGAGAGATAGCAAATACCGAATTGAGAGGTTTTCTTTGAGCGGGTTCGTATCTTATGATTGTTTTGTTGGAATAATTTCCGAGCTAAAGTTAAAAAGGGTTTAGTTAATCATTGAAAAAAATCATGCTTTGAAAGTGGTTTTGTGAAATTGTGGAAGATGAAAAGGGAAAGGGCCTTAGAAGGTAATTAAACTAAAAAGCtgaaagttaaaagaaaaaaaaaaaaaaaagggaatgaaACAACAGTATAGAAAACTAAAGCTcgaagggaaggaaaaagtaaggAATTTTATTAAATGCTAAAGACAAAGTGTGTTCAATTGGTTGTAGCTACTAGCTATACACATTTTTAGTGCTAAAATTTAGCTAGATTTTCCttaaatattatcactaaataattcaaaatttaaaattaaatttaaactagaatttaaatttaaaatttaaaaatcaaatttaaactagaATTTAAACTAGTTACAGAGTTGTAACAAtataaaaaatcattcaattttaTTCAGTCACTTTTAAAAAAATCTTCAACCCTTTAATATTTATCCAGTCATCTTTAAATCTTCAATCTTTTAATTAAGCCTTCCTCTTtgctttttgttccaatttaatcccttttgtAAGAGTTTGAATTCAGCAAACTAACTTCATTCTTAATAAGAAAAATCCAAATTTAATAGCATTTTATTTGATAATTagccaaaaataaatatattaaaaatacaaatttatctCGCTATCATCTACCTTACCTTTAACCttaacttcatagttcaaataTTTTTAGCAGTTTTATTTGTATTTGATGCTGTGTCCAATATAAGGTTATAAATGAATCGAGCTTAAACGAACAACCTCTGTTCATGttcgtttgtttatttttaagcttGTTTGTGTTCAGTTTGTATTCGTTAAGAATATcaaattttgtgtttatgttcgtttatttaaaattatgtgtGTTCATATTTGTTTGTTTAATGTTCACGACATGTTCATTTAATTTAATTGGACATGTTCATGAACATTAAATGAACATGTTCATGAACATATAATTGAACATATTCACAATGTTAATGAATAATAAACAAACAAGCAAAAAATAAATACATACACAcagatattattttaatatttttataagaaaatatcattaataaataaacGAGCCAATAAACGAGCTTGTTCGTGAAAATAAAC from Gossypium arboreum isolate Shixiya-1 chromosome 9, ASM2569848v2, whole genome shotgun sequence includes the following:
- the LOC108454720 gene encoding uncharacterized protein LOC108454720, producing MALVSFIGRVLFASVFILSAWQEFNEFGVDGGPAVKELRPKFNVFSKTVSSHTWLQVPEFDIKYVVAAAVAFKGVGSILFTCGSTVGAYLLVLHQLILTPIVYDFYNYEKEKKEFGLLFTKFSQNLALLGALLFFIGMKNSIPTRQLKKKAPKTKTV